In the genome of Verrucomicrobium sp., one region contains:
- a CDS encoding hydrogen peroxide-inducible genes activator, whose translation MELQQLRYFVAVADQRGFTRAARLCHITQPTLSHQIKKLEEEMGEPLFQRRRKGASLTPLGESVYRHAQEILRGVDSVRHAASSFSQGVQGRLKIGVIPTIAPYLMPDLLRRAQKRHPGLQLEMTEEPSGNLLAALRSGALDLAILSPPAPGDQVELLDLFEDEFLLALPVGHRLARTRALSLDALREAPMILMNDVHCLRGQAISFCQRSGFVPNVSIQSSQLDTVVALVEGGQGVSLVPALARKAFRHRKVLLRSLQPDRISRRISLAWSRQMAPSRAFSAFVELCRAGKPKP comes from the coding sequence ATGGAACTTCAGCAGCTCCGCTATTTCGTGGCCGTGGCCGACCAGCGCGGCTTCACCCGCGCGGCCCGGCTCTGCCACATCACCCAGCCGACCTTAAGCCACCAGATCAAGAAGCTGGAGGAGGAGATGGGCGAGCCCCTCTTCCAGCGGCGGCGGAAGGGCGCCTCCCTCACCCCGCTGGGGGAGAGCGTCTACCGGCACGCGCAGGAGATCCTGCGCGGCGTCGACTCCGTCCGCCACGCGGCCTCCTCCTTTTCCCAAGGCGTGCAGGGGCGGCTGAAGATCGGCGTCATCCCGACCATCGCCCCCTACCTGATGCCGGACCTCCTCCGCCGGGCGCAAAAGCGGCACCCCGGCCTTCAGCTGGAAATGACGGAGGAGCCGAGCGGCAACCTTCTGGCCGCCCTCCGCAGCGGCGCCCTGGACCTGGCGATCTTAAGCCCGCCCGCGCCCGGGGATCAGGTGGAGCTGCTCGACCTCTTCGAGGACGAGTTCCTCCTGGCCCTCCCCGTGGGACACCGCCTGGCCAGGACGCGCGCCCTTTCCCTGGACGCCCTGCGGGAGGCGCCGATGATCCTGATGAACGACGTGCACTGCCTGCGCGGGCAGGCCATCTCCTTCTGCCAGCGGTCGGGCTTCGTCCCCAACGTCTCGATCCAAAGCTCCCAGCTCGACACCGTGGTGGCGTTGGTGGAAGGCGGCCAGGGCGTCTCCCTGGTCCCGGCCCTGGCCCGCAAGGCGTTCCGCCACCGGAAGGTGCTCCTGCGCTCCCTCCAGCCGGACCGGATCTCCCGGCGGATCAGCCTGGCCTGGTCCCGCCAGATGGCGCCCAGCCGCGCCTTCTCCGCCTTCGTCGAACTCTGCCGCGCAGGGAAACCGAAGCCTTAG
- a CDS encoding catalase has product MSRTLTTTGGNPVADNQNSLSAGPRGPLLLQDYQLLEKLAHQNRERVPERTVHAKGSAAYGVFTVTHDVTRYTKAAIFSKVGKQTEALLRFSTVAGERGAADAERDVRGFALKFYTDEGNWDLVGNNTPVFFVRDPLKFPDFIHTQKRHPKTHLRSTTAMWDFWSLSPESLHQVTILMSDRGLPKSYRHVHGFGSHTYSLLNAAGERFWVKFHFKSRQGIENLTNREAEAVVAKDRESAQRDLFEAIERGDFPKWDVKIQVMPELEAETYRWNPFDITKVWPHKDYPLIDVGVLELNRNPENYFAEVEQSAFSPSNIVPGIGFSPDKMLQARIFSYADAHRYRVGTWYEKLPVNAPKSPAATYHMDGPMRFDAPGGGDAYYEPNSFSGPKQDPAFAEPPLRISGDADRYDHRQGNDDYTQPGDLFRLMSPGQKEQLFQNIAEAMQGVPEFIVERQLGHFAKADPAYAEGVRAARKKLSA; this is encoded by the coding sequence ATGAGCCGAACCCTGACCACCACCGGTGGCAACCCCGTTGCCGACAACCAAAACTCCCTTTCCGCCGGGCCGCGCGGCCCGCTCCTCCTCCAGGACTACCAGCTGCTGGAAAAGCTGGCCCACCAGAACCGGGAGCGGGTCCCGGAGCGCACCGTCCACGCGAAGGGCTCCGCCGCCTACGGCGTCTTCACCGTGACCCACGACGTCACCCGCTACACGAAGGCGGCGATCTTTTCCAAGGTCGGCAAGCAGACGGAGGCGCTCCTGCGCTTTTCCACGGTGGCGGGGGAGCGCGGCGCGGCCGACGCGGAGCGCGACGTGCGCGGCTTCGCCCTGAAGTTCTACACGGATGAGGGGAATTGGGACCTCGTCGGCAACAACACGCCGGTCTTTTTCGTCCGCGATCCGCTGAAGTTTCCCGACTTCATCCACACGCAGAAGCGCCACCCGAAGACCCACCTCCGCAGCACCACCGCCATGTGGGACTTCTGGTCTCTCTCCCCGGAGAGCCTGCACCAGGTCACCATCCTCATGTCCGACCGCGGCCTGCCGAAGAGCTACCGCCACGTCCACGGCTTCGGCTCCCACACCTACAGCCTGCTCAACGCCGCCGGGGAGCGTTTCTGGGTGAAGTTCCACTTCAAGAGCCGCCAGGGCATCGAGAACCTCACCAACCGGGAGGCGGAGGCCGTCGTCGCCAAGGACCGGGAGAGCGCCCAGCGCGACCTCTTCGAGGCGATCGAGCGGGGCGACTTCCCGAAGTGGGACGTGAAGATCCAGGTCATGCCGGAGCTGGAGGCGGAGACCTACCGCTGGAACCCTTTTGACATCACGAAGGTGTGGCCGCACAAGGACTACCCGCTCATCGACGTCGGCGTGCTGGAGCTCAACCGCAATCCGGAGAATTACTTCGCGGAGGTGGAGCAGTCCGCCTTCAGCCCGTCGAACATCGTTCCCGGCATCGGTTTCTCCCCGGACAAGATGCTCCAGGCGCGCATCTTCTCCTACGCGGACGCCCACCGCTACCGCGTGGGAACGTGGTATGAGAAGCTCCCGGTCAACGCGCCGAAGTCCCCCGCGGCCACCTATCACATGGACGGCCCGATGCGCTTCGACGCGCCGGGCGGCGGCGACGCCTATTACGAGCCGAACAGCTTTAGCGGCCCCAAGCAGGACCCCGCCTTCGCCGAGCCGCCGCTGCGCATCTCCGGCGACGCGGACCGCTACGACCACCGCCAGGGGAACGACGATTACACCCAGCCGGGCGACCTTTTCCGCCTGATGAGCCCGGGGCAGAAGGAGCAGCTCTTCCAGAACATCGCGGAGGCGATGCAGGGCGTGCCGGAATTCATCGTGGAGCGCCAGCTGGGCCACTTCGCCAAGGCCGATCCGGCCTACGCGGAGGGGGTCCGCGCCGCCCGGAAGAAGCTCTCCGCATGA
- a CDS encoding ankyrin repeat domain-containing protein, with translation MSAAAPDLTEAEERRYAELQLLALDAARAGETATLAPMVRAGLPVNLQDEKGNTLLMLAAYHGHAETAALLLELGADPDRRNARGQTPLGGVAFKGYAEIAVGLLRAGADARADQGGGATALDYALLFGRAEVAEVLRRHGAGRAEKRWSWKERAFGFLFRAWKGRRG, from the coding sequence ATGAGCGCAGCCGCGCCGGACCTGACGGAGGCGGAGGAGCGCCGCTACGCGGAACTCCAGCTCCTGGCCCTGGACGCCGCGCGGGCGGGGGAGACGGCCACGCTCGCGCCGATGGTGCGGGCGGGCCTCCCCGTGAACCTGCAGGACGAAAAAGGGAACACCCTCCTCATGCTGGCCGCCTACCATGGCCACGCGGAGACGGCGGCCCTGCTCCTGGAGCTGGGAGCCGATCCGGACCGCCGCAACGCGCGCGGCCAGACGCCGTTGGGCGGCGTCGCCTTCAAGGGCTACGCGGAAATCGCCGTGGGGCTCCTGCGAGCCGGGGCGGATGCCCGGGCCGACCAGGGCGGCGGGGCGACGGCGCTCGACTACGCCCTTCTCTTCGGCCGCGCGGAGGTGGCGGAGGTCCTCCGCCGCCACGGCGCAGGCCGGGCGGAGAAGCGGTGGAGTTGGAAGGAGCGGGCCTTCGGCTTCCTTTTCCGCGCGTGGAAGGGCCGGCGCGGCTAG
- a CDS encoding TSUP family transporter has protein sequence MSDPALVYGVLGLGAFAAGFVDAVVGGGGLIQLPAFLNALPAAPPATVFGTNKLAAVFGTASAAVRYARRIAPPWRIVLPAMIAAGLAAYGGAHLATLVPREYMRPLILALLVAVTLHTYFRKDFGAVDRDHPLSRRSVALALAIGGALGFYDGFFGPGTGSFLIFLFIRCFGFDFLRASLCAKWVNTATNVTAILSFALSGHILYRLGLLAAACNVAGSLAGSHLALRHGSGFVRRAFLLVSLALIAKFGWDTFR, from the coding sequence TTGAGCGATCCCGCCCTCGTCTACGGCGTCCTGGGGCTCGGCGCGTTCGCGGCCGGGTTCGTCGACGCCGTGGTCGGCGGCGGGGGGCTGATCCAGCTTCCCGCCTTCCTCAACGCGCTGCCCGCGGCGCCTCCGGCCACCGTCTTCGGGACCAACAAGCTGGCCGCCGTCTTCGGCACCGCCTCCGCCGCCGTCCGCTACGCGCGGCGGATCGCCCCGCCCTGGCGCATCGTCCTCCCGGCCATGATCGCGGCCGGTCTGGCCGCCTACGGCGGCGCCCACCTGGCCACCCTGGTTCCCCGGGAATACATGCGCCCGCTTATCCTGGCGCTCCTCGTCGCCGTCACGCTCCACACCTACTTCCGCAAGGACTTCGGCGCAGTCGACCGGGACCACCCCCTAAGCCGCCGCTCCGTGGCCCTGGCGCTGGCCATCGGCGGGGCCCTGGGCTTTTACGACGGGTTCTTCGGCCCCGGCACGGGGAGCTTCCTCATCTTCCTCTTCATCCGCTGCTTCGGCTTCGACTTCCTGCGCGCCTCCCTCTGCGCGAAGTGGGTGAACACGGCGACGAACGTGACGGCGATCCTCTCCTTCGCCCTCTCCGGGCACATCCTCTACCGGCTGGGCCTCCTGGCGGCGGCGTGCAACGTGGCCGGCTCCCTCGCCGGATCCCACCTGGCGCTGCGGCACGGCAGCGGCTTCGTCCGGCGGGCGTTCCTCCTCGTCTCCCTGGCGCTGATCGCCAAGTTCGGCTGGGACACCTTCCGCTAG
- a CDS encoding carbohydrate kinase family protein, giving the protein MDQIYHVVEQRQSPTKFNSFANIKAFGGAVAAAAGKSANFEIVEQAVRMGGNGPIMAFALSTLGAPVHYVGMCGWPNPHPVFSEFAKRAKVYSVAEPALTQAFEFSDGKLMFGQHEAVQDVSWDNIKKRLSEAKFKKIWNDAHFIGMVNWTMLPHLSAIWKRLQSDYAPVKGAARKLIFFDLCDPAKRIDADLLAALKIISEFHEQHDVILGLNQSESEQVARVLRLKKPAATPKGMAATAAAIREKLNIHTVVIHPTKYAVAADAQGEAMLDGPFTAKPKTTTGAGDHFNAGFVIGRLLGLGLPHSLQLAVASSGFYVRHATSPNREQLVRFLQTL; this is encoded by the coding sequence GTGGATCAGATCTACCACGTGGTCGAGCAGCGTCAATCGCCGACCAAGTTCAACTCCTTCGCCAATATCAAGGCCTTCGGCGGCGCCGTGGCCGCCGCGGCGGGGAAGAGCGCCAACTTCGAGATCGTCGAGCAGGCCGTCCGCATGGGCGGCAACGGGCCGATCATGGCCTTCGCCCTCAGCACCCTGGGCGCGCCCGTCCACTACGTCGGCATGTGCGGCTGGCCCAATCCCCACCCCGTCTTCTCCGAGTTCGCCAAGCGGGCCAAGGTCTACTCCGTCGCGGAGCCGGCCCTGACCCAGGCCTTCGAGTTCTCCGACGGCAAGCTCATGTTCGGCCAGCACGAGGCCGTGCAGGACGTCAGCTGGGACAACATCAAGAAGCGCCTCTCCGAGGCCAAGTTCAAGAAGATCTGGAACGACGCCCACTTCATCGGGATGGTCAACTGGACGATGCTGCCGCACCTCTCCGCCATCTGGAAGCGGCTGCAGAGCGACTACGCCCCCGTGAAGGGCGCCGCCCGCAAGCTCATCTTCTTCGACCTCTGCGACCCCGCCAAGCGGATCGACGCCGACCTCCTGGCCGCCCTCAAGATCATCTCCGAGTTCCACGAGCAGCACGACGTGATCCTGGGCCTCAACCAGAGCGAGAGCGAGCAGGTCGCCCGCGTCCTGCGCCTGAAAAAGCCCGCCGCCACGCCGAAGGGCATGGCCGCCACCGCCGCCGCCATCCGGGAGAAGCTGAACATCCACACCGTGGTCATCCACCCGACGAAATACGCCGTCGCCGCCGACGCGCAGGGGGAGGCCATGCTCGACGGCCCCTTCACCGCCAAGCCGAAGACCACCACCGGCGCCGGGGACCACTTCAACGCCGGCTTCGTCATCGGCCGCCTCCTGGGCCTGGGCCTGCCCCACTCCCTCCAGCTGGCCGTGGCCAGCTCCGGGTTCTACGTGCGGCACGCCACCAGCCCGAACCGCGAGCAGCTGGTCCGCTTCCTCCAGACGCTCTAG
- a CDS encoding DUF423 domain-containing protein, which produces MIPSPSRALLAAAFLGFTGVALGAFGAHALAPLLERRGLAEVWRTAVFYQFVHALALLFLSREGGTPRWIAGAWIAGAVLFSGSLYLICLGAPRWTGAVTPLGGLGFLAGWAGLAWWALRRK; this is translated from the coding sequence ATGATTCCCAGCCCCTCCCGTGCCCTGCTGGCCGCCGCTTTCCTTGGTTTCACGGGCGTCGCCCTGGGGGCCTTTGGCGCCCACGCGCTGGCCCCGCTCCTGGAGCGGCGCGGCTTGGCGGAGGTGTGGCGGACGGCGGTCTTCTACCAATTCGTCCACGCGCTGGCGCTGCTCTTCCTCTCCCGGGAGGGAGGCACCCCGCGCTGGATCGCGGGGGCGTGGATCGCGGGCGCCGTCCTTTTCAGCGGGTCTCTCTACCTGATTTGCCTGGGCGCGCCGCGCTGGACCGGCGCGGTGACGCCGCTGGGCGGCCTGGGTTTCCTGGCCGGATGGGCGGGGCTGGCCTGGTGGGCTTTGCGGAGGAAGTGA
- a CDS encoding secondary thiamine-phosphate synthase enzyme YjbQ translates to MGGAGLVGFAEEVMAAFCEAFAVPTRGIGTYEITGEVAALLARSGIRTGTATVFLAHTSASLVIYENADPSAREDLHRFFSKIVPEGDPDYVHVDEGPDDTTSHLRMALTRTSEAVPVSGGRLCLGTWQGIFLFEHRRAPHRRTVWVSVVGD, encoded by the coding sequence ATGGGCGGGGCTGGCCTGGTGGGCTTTGCGGAGGAAGTGATGGCGGCGTTCTGCGAGGCCTTCGCCGTCCCCACGCGCGGGATCGGGACCTATGAGATCACGGGCGAGGTGGCGGCGTTGCTGGCCAGGAGCGGGATTCGCACCGGCACGGCCACCGTCTTCCTGGCCCACACCAGCGCCAGCCTGGTCATCTACGAGAATGCCGATCCCTCCGCCCGGGAGGATCTCCACCGGTTCTTTTCCAAGATCGTGCCGGAAGGGGACCCGGACTACGTCCATGTGGACGAGGGCCCGGACGACACGACGAGCCACCTCCGCATGGCGCTGACGCGCACGTCGGAAGCGGTGCCGGTGAGCGGGGGGCGCCTTTGCCTGGGGACGTGGCAGGGGATCTTTCTCTTCGAGCACCGGCGCGCGCCGCATCGGCGGACGGTCTGGGTGTCCGTCGTCGGCGACTAG
- a CDS encoding Hpt domain-containing protein yields the protein MPETALIDWHQLDTVREECGEAIADIFREFVAEYPDHHARFAQALAAQDPRLASKAAHQLKGSSANFGMIALVAAMQEIESEADRGQLPSPARLEEVKDLFNDSVRLIQQDRPDLA from the coding sequence ATGCCCGAAACGGCCCTGATCGACTGGCACCAGCTCGACACCGTCCGCGAAGAGTGTGGCGAAGCCATCGCCGACATCTTCCGGGAATTCGTGGCGGAATATCCCGACCACCACGCCCGCTTCGCCCAGGCCCTGGCCGCGCAGGACCCGCGCCTGGCCTCCAAGGCCGCCCACCAGCTCAAGGGAAGCAGCGCCAACTTCGGCATGATCGCCCTGGTCGCCGCCATGCAGGAGATCGAGTCGGAAGCCGACCGGGGGCAGCTCCCCTCCCCCGCCCGGCTGGAGGAGGTCAAAGACCTCTTCAACGATTCCGTGCGGCTGATCCAGCAGGACCGGCCTGACCTGGCCTAG
- a CDS encoding mannose-1-phosphate guanylyltransferase, with protein sequence MDDARFFACVLAGGSGERFWPMSRQAVPKHHLTLFGEATLLEQSVRRALRVAGVERTFVLTSQAQAEATRRLLPFLPADQIVAEPSRRDTAPAAALATALARNRREDAVVALLPADALIRDGDTFAAQLRDAFTVAAEREACATFAIRPRYPATAFGYIEVGAPAAGAFHQIARFVEKPDAARASSYLETGRFGWNAGIFVWSAAWFLAQAEKSAPELAAFIRAGGPLDRFEQLPKISVDYAIMEKADRLLTAWAAFDWDDVGSWTALPDHLGQDEAGNTLRGPVVLGGGASNNIAVAAGGRVIALHGVSGLVVVETPDAILVCPKDKVQEIKELQALLPPGLR encoded by the coding sequence ATGGACGACGCGCGTTTTTTTGCCTGCGTATTGGCGGGCGGCAGCGGGGAGCGGTTCTGGCCGATGAGCCGCCAGGCCGTACCGAAGCATCATCTGACCCTCTTCGGCGAGGCGACGCTTTTGGAGCAATCCGTCCGCCGGGCGCTCCGGGTGGCGGGCGTGGAGCGGACCTTCGTTCTCACCAGCCAGGCCCAGGCGGAGGCCACGCGCCGCCTCCTGCCCTTCCTGCCGGCGGACCAGATCGTGGCGGAGCCTTCCCGGCGGGATACCGCCCCCGCCGCCGCGCTGGCCACCGCCCTGGCCCGCAACCGGAGGGAGGACGCCGTCGTGGCGCTCCTGCCCGCCGACGCCCTCATCCGGGACGGGGACACCTTCGCCGCGCAGCTGCGGGACGCCTTCACCGTGGCGGCGGAACGGGAGGCCTGCGCCACCTTCGCCATCCGGCCCCGCTACCCGGCCACGGCCTTCGGCTACATCGAGGTGGGCGCGCCCGCCGCCGGGGCCTTCCACCAGATCGCCCGCTTCGTGGAGAAGCCGGACGCCGCCCGTGCCTCCTCCTACCTGGAGACGGGCCGCTTCGGCTGGAACGCGGGCATCTTCGTCTGGAGCGCCGCCTGGTTCCTGGCCCAGGCGGAGAAAAGCGCGCCGGAGCTGGCCGCCTTCATCCGGGCGGGCGGCCCTCTCGACCGCTTCGAGCAGCTGCCGAAGATCTCCGTCGACTACGCCATCATGGAAAAGGCCGACCGGCTCCTGACCGCCTGGGCGGCCTTCGACTGGGACGACGTCGGCTCCTGGACGGCCCTGCCGGACCACCTAGGCCAGGACGAGGCCGGGAACACCCTGCGCGGCCCCGTCGTCCTGGGCGGCGGCGCCTCGAACAACATCGCCGTGGCGGCCGGGGGGCGGGTCATCGCCCTCCACGGAGTGAGCGGGCTGGTCGTCGTGGAGACCCCGGACGCCATCCTGGTTTGCCCCAAGGACAAGGTTCAGGAAATCAAGGAGTTGCAGGCCCTCCTTCCGCCTGGACTTCGCTGA
- the gyrA gene encoding DNA gyrase subunit A, with protein sequence MADEKPSGGSLFTQGEKLQSINVSEEMRNCFLDYSMSVIISRALPDVRDGLKPSQRRILYAMSELGLAPTRKHLKCAKIVGETMGNYHPHGDSAIYPTLVHLAQPWAIREPLIDGQGNFGSIEGDPPAAMRYTEARLTHLGMALMEDMEKETVDFAPNYDESTTEPVVLPAAFPNLLVNGSTGIAVGMATNIPPHNLIEIVDGVCAVIDKPEITIDALMKIVKGPDFPLGATILGIEGIRNYFTTGRGSVKTRAKVHTEEQKGGRTVLIVDEIPFNVNRATLVERIGELVRDKIITDITDVRDESDENTRVVIEIKRDAVPKVVLNNLYKLTALETSFAVNMLAIDHGKPKTLNLKELIHCYIEHRREVILRRTRFELRKAEERAELLEGYLIAQSNLDEFIRIIRESKNREEAKIQLQGYEFPRKQVEKWGVVIRDEQRLSNGLYLLSERQIDAILELRLYQLTGLERDKIEKEYNGLIDRIKDLVDILAKEIRVLTIIKHELRTLRDKHGTERRTEIVPDEGEMKIEDLIANEGVIITLTHKGLLKRTNINSYRAQRRGGRGVIGISGVTSSDEKEKGDDTDFIEHLFTASTHDYLLFFTNTGRVYIERVYEVPEMGRAAKGKSIANLLELKSEEKIAAMIRIISKRDGKGEDVTWESEDEHIFFSTEQGTVKKTRLSDFANIRKGGIIAIGIEQGDRLISVELTDGKKEMVLITREGMSIRFDETQVRAMGRQAGGVKGITLEKGDAVVAAAAVNPQATLLVAGENGVGKRTPFDEYRSQTRGGKGIITMKTTEKTGLVAGALTVTDADELMLITEKGLMVRTPVQDIREVGRNTQGVKLINLEPGDKLLAIAPVISEKGETGESTELPG encoded by the coding sequence ATGGCGGACGAAAAACCTTCCGGCGGATCCCTTTTCACCCAGGGCGAGAAACTCCAGAGCATCAACGTCTCGGAGGAAATGCGGAACTGTTTCCTCGACTACTCGATGTCGGTGATCATCTCCCGCGCGCTCCCCGACGTGCGCGACGGCCTCAAGCCCTCCCAGCGCCGCATCCTCTACGCCATGAGCGAGCTGGGCCTGGCCCCCACCCGCAAGCACCTGAAGTGCGCCAAGATCGTCGGCGAAACGATGGGTAACTACCACCCCCACGGCGACTCCGCCATCTACCCCACCCTGGTCCACCTGGCCCAGCCGTGGGCCATCCGCGAGCCCCTCATCGACGGCCAGGGCAACTTCGGCTCCATCGAAGGCGACCCGCCGGCCGCCATGCGTTACACGGAGGCGCGCCTCACCCACCTCGGCATGGCCCTCATGGAGGACATGGAGAAGGAGACGGTCGACTTCGCCCCCAACTACGACGAGAGCACCACCGAGCCCGTCGTCCTCCCCGCCGCCTTCCCCAACCTCCTGGTCAACGGCTCCACCGGCATCGCCGTGGGCATGGCCACGAACATCCCGCCCCACAACCTCATCGAAATCGTCGACGGCGTCTGCGCCGTCATCGACAAGCCGGAGATCACCATCGACGCGCTGATGAAGATCGTGAAGGGGCCGGACTTCCCCCTGGGCGCCACCATCCTGGGCATCGAGGGGATCCGCAACTACTTCACCACCGGCCGTGGCAGCGTGAAGACCCGCGCCAAGGTCCACACGGAAGAGCAGAAGGGCGGCCGCACCGTCCTCATCGTCGACGAGATCCCCTTCAACGTGAACCGGGCCACCCTCGTCGAGCGCATCGGCGAGCTGGTGCGGGACAAGATCATCACCGACATCACCGACGTCCGCGACGAGTCGGACGAGAACACCCGCGTCGTCATCGAGATCAAGCGGGACGCCGTGCCGAAAGTCGTCCTCAACAACCTCTACAAGCTGACCGCCCTGGAGACGAGCTTCGCGGTCAACATGCTGGCCATCGACCACGGCAAGCCGAAGACGCTCAACCTCAAGGAGCTGATCCACTGCTACATCGAGCACCGGCGGGAAGTCATCCTCCGCCGCACCCGCTTCGAGCTGCGCAAGGCCGAGGAGCGCGCCGAGCTGCTGGAAGGCTACCTCATCGCCCAGTCCAACCTGGACGAGTTCATCCGCATCATCCGCGAGTCGAAGAACCGGGAAGAGGCCAAGATCCAGCTCCAGGGCTACGAATTCCCGCGCAAGCAGGTGGAGAAATGGGGCGTCGTCATTCGCGACGAGCAGCGCCTCTCCAACGGCCTCTACCTCCTCTCCGAGCGCCAGATCGACGCCATCCTGGAACTGCGCCTCTACCAGCTCACCGGCCTGGAGCGCGACAAGATCGAGAAGGAATACAACGGCCTCATCGACCGCATCAAAGACCTCGTCGACATCCTGGCGAAGGAAATCCGCGTCCTCACCATCATCAAGCACGAGCTGCGCACCCTGCGCGACAAGCACGGCACCGAGCGCCGCACGGAAATCGTGCCGGACGAGGGCGAGATGAAGATCGAGGACCTCATCGCCAACGAGGGCGTCATCATCACCCTGACCCACAAGGGCCTGCTCAAGCGGACCAACATCAACAGCTACCGCGCCCAGCGCCGCGGCGGCCGCGGGGTCATCGGCATCTCCGGCGTCACCTCCTCCGACGAAAAGGAGAAGGGGGACGACACCGACTTCATCGAGCACCTCTTCACCGCCTCCACGCACGACTACCTGCTCTTCTTCACCAACACGGGCCGCGTCTACATCGAGCGCGTCTACGAGGTGCCGGAAATGGGCCGCGCCGCCAAGGGCAAGAGCATCGCCAACCTCCTGGAGCTCAAGTCGGAGGAGAAGATCGCCGCCATGATCCGCATCATCTCCAAGCGGGACGGCAAGGGGGAGGACGTCACCTGGGAGTCCGAGGACGAGCACATCTTCTTCTCCACCGAGCAGGGCACCGTCAAGAAAACCCGCCTTTCCGACTTCGCCAACATCCGCAAGGGCGGCATCATCGCCATCGGGATCGAACAGGGCGACCGCCTCATCTCCGTCGAGCTGACCGACGGGAAGAAGGAAATGGTCCTCATCACCCGGGAAGGCATGAGCATCCGCTTCGACGAGACGCAGGTCCGCGCCATGGGCCGCCAGGCCGGCGGCGTCAAGGGCATCACCCTGGAGAAAGGGGACGCCGTCGTCGCCGCGGCCGCCGTCAACCCGCAGGCCACCCTCCTGGTCGCCGGGGAAAACGGCGTCGGCAAGCGCACCCCGTTCGACGAATACCGCAGCCAGACCCGCGGCGGCAAAGGCATCATCACCATGAAGACCACGGAGAAGACCGGCCTGGTCGCCGGGGCCCTCACCGTGACCGACGCCGACGAGCTGATGCTCATCACGGAAAAGGGCCTCATGGTCCGCACGCCCGTGCAGGACATCCGCGAGGTGGGCCGCAACACCCAGGGGGTCAAGCTGATCAACCTGGAGCCGGGCGACAAGCTGCTGGCCATCGCCCCCGTCATCTCGGAAAAGGGCGAGACGGGCGAGAGCACCGAGCTGCCGGGCTAG
- a CDS encoding tetratricopeptide repeat-containing glycosyltransferase family protein: MRDDAVLLQAQGLFDRGDYAACRRLLEERLASAPDDPALLRALALAVSRGGSLKESLRLLGRALEIAPDDAEAHFSRALLYLQYGNYRQGFLEYEWRLRRQSCIAWRYVQGALWDGGPLREGTLLLHCEQGLGDALQFIRYLPLVLERAQKVYLACHPALASLFRNLPGLAGVVTDGEPLPETTHHFPLLSLPRLFQTTLETIPSRFPYLPVPDVPPRAGATPRVGLIWKASAASPNGAYRSLAPADFMNWADIPVEWVLLQRDAPAEEMEAAAARFGSPALHFRDFQETAACVQGLDLVVSVDTSLVHLAGGLGKPAWVLLPRWGDWRWLQGRTDSPWYPGVTLFRQERDGDWSAPAARVAAALRGLI; encoded by the coding sequence ATGCGGGACGACGCCGTTCTCCTCCAGGCCCAGGGCCTTTTCGACCGGGGGGACTACGCGGCGTGCCGCCGCCTGCTGGAGGAGCGGCTCGCGTCCGCGCCGGACGATCCCGCCCTCCTTCGCGCCCTGGCGCTGGCCGTCTCCCGGGGCGGCAGTCTTAAGGAATCCCTGCGCCTTCTGGGCCGCGCCTTGGAAATCGCCCCGGACGACGCGGAGGCCCATTTTTCCCGCGCCCTCCTCTACCTCCAATACGGAAACTACCGGCAGGGCTTCCTGGAATACGAGTGGCGGCTGCGCCGCCAATCCTGCATCGCCTGGCGCTACGTCCAGGGCGCCCTATGGGACGGCGGCCCGCTGCGGGAGGGGACGCTCCTCCTCCACTGCGAGCAGGGCCTGGGCGACGCCCTCCAATTCATCCGCTACCTTCCCCTGGTCCTGGAGCGGGCGCAAAAAGTCTATCTGGCCTGCCATCCGGCCCTGGCCTCTCTTTTCCGGAACCTGCCCGGCCTGGCGGGCGTGGTGACCGACGGGGAACCCCTCCCGGAAACGACTCACCACTTCCCGCTCCTCTCCCTGCCGCGCCTTTTCCAAACCACGCTGGAGACGATCCCCTCCCGCTTCCCTTACCTGCCCGTGCCGGACGTGCCGCCCCGCGCGGGAGCCACGCCGCGCGTCGGCCTCATTTGGAAAGCCTCCGCCGCGAGCCCCAACGGGGCCTATCGCAGTCTGGCACCCGCCGATTTCATGAATTGGGCCGATATTCCGGTGGAGTGGGTCCTCCTCCAGCGCGATGCCCCGGCGGAAGAGATGGAGGCGGCCGCCGCCCGCTTCGGATCGCCAGCGCTCCATTTTCGCGACTTCCAGGAAACGGCCGCCTGCGTCCAGGGGCTCGATTTGGTCGTCTCCGTCGACACCTCCCTCGTCCACCTGGCGGGCGGGCTGGGCAAGCCGGCCTGGGTCCTCCTGCCGCGGTGGGGGGATTGGCGGTGGCTCCAGGGGAGGACGGACAGCCCGTGGTATCCGGGCGTCACCCTCTTCCGGCAGGAGCGGGACGGGGATTGGAGCGCCCCGGCCGCGCGGGTGGCGGCGGCGCTGCGGGGATTGATCTAA